AGCTAGTTTGCGGTACATCTCCATAACTACCCTTAAAACTTGCATGATGGATTACACTACCCATAGAAGCCTGCAAATAAACTCCACTTTTATACTTATTTATCTCTTCTTTTGAATCCACAGAAGAGATTCTAGTATCTTGAACTTTGCTCTCTTGCACTACCTCTTGCTTCTCTTGGACCTGTTGTTCTTCTCGTGCTGACAAGAAATCAAACAAAAATACAAAACCTATTAGACTAAGGCATCTAATTACTCTCATCAATATAGCTCTTATAGACAAAATCTTTTAATTCTATCGTATTTTTTTTAGCCTTTTTTCTGAAATTTTATAAATTGTGGAGGGATATTTTTGCTCAAACTCTCTTGAATCTATAATCCAAATATCACTGACCTCTTGAGCCCATTTTAGGCAAAAGTCCTTTGAAGTAATATTAGCTGATGAAGAGTATAGGGCTAAAAACTGATTAAGAAACAATAGATGTTTTTTATCAAATATGAGTCTAAAAGACTTTTTGTTTTTTAGTATAAAAGTTGCTTTTTGCTCTCTTCTTACTCTCTTTTTAAAGCCATTTGGAATCCTTGTAAATCTTTTAAGGACTTCCAAGCTAGAAACCTCTAGAAGAACTTCTTTATTAAGAGCTCTTTGCTTAATTCTATTAAGCTCTAAGGGAGAATTACTTAAAATCCCCACTGTAGTATCTGTTTGTGCTAAAAATACTATTGTGCTTCCCTTAAAAAATCTTGTAAAGACTTTGGTATATGCACATCTATTCTTTGCATATCCTTTAAGGCCTCAACAGCAACCCTTGCACCCTCAAGCGTTGTAAAATAGGGAATAGAGTTGCGAATTACTTGTGTGCGTATAATTTTTGCATCATCTTTACTTGGCTTATTATCAGAAGTATTAATAACTAGATGAATTTCATCATTTGTAATCATATCCTGGATATTTGGCCTACCTTCATAAATTTTTAGTACTCTTGTGGAAGCAATTTTAGCTTCTTCTAAGATCTTATGTGTCCCACTTGTAGCATAGATATTAAAACCTAACTCCTGAAAGCTTTTTGCAATTTCCCCTGCATACTTCTTGTCCTTATCACACAAGGAAAGAAATAAATTACCTGATATTGGCAAGGTATTTTTACTTGCCATTTGACTTTTTGCAAAACTTAAACCAAAGCTATTGCTAATACCCATTACTTCACCCGTGCTCTTCATCTCTGGGCCAAGTAATAAATCTGTATCATTTAACTTATTAAAAGGAAAAACTGACTCTTTTACTGAAATATGTTTTCCTCTCTTTGGCTGATAGATTCCATCATTAAACTCAAAGCTACCAAACCCACTATAAAACTCTAGCGCTTCTTTCAAATTTCCTTGCCACATCACGCGAGTTGCAATTTTTGCCAATGGCATTCCTGTAGCCTTGCTTACAAAAGGAACTGTTCTAGAAGCCCTTGGATTTACTTCAATCAAATAAAGTGTCTGATTATAAATTGCATACTGTATATTCATTAAGCCAACTACACCAAGTTTCCTTGCAATTAAAGCACTGGTATTATTAATTTCTTTTAACATCTTTTCTTCTATGCTAATAGTTGGCAAAGAAGAAGCAGAATCCCCACTATGAATCCCAGCTTCTTCAATATGCTGCATAATACCACCAATATATACATCATTGCCATCACAAATACAATCTACATCAATTTCAATTGCACCATCTAAAAATTTATCAATTAAAATTGGGGTATTTTCGCTTACACGGACAGCCTCTTCCATATAAATCTTTAGTTCATCATCATTTTCTACAATACGCATAGCTCTTCCTCCAAGCACGTAGCTTGGTCTTACTAAAACAGGAAAACCTATTTTATTTGCGATGCGATAGGCCTCTTCTTTTGTAAAAGCAATACCATTTTCTGGTTGCCTTAAATTATTTTCTTTCACAAAATTAGCAAATTTTTCTCTATCTTCTGCTATGTCAATCACTTTTGCTGGAGTCCCAATTATTTTTGCACCATATTTATTAATTTCTTTAGCAAGTTTTAAAGGTGTTTGTCCTCCAAAATGAACAATAATTCCATCAGGTTTTTCTCTATCTAGGACAGATCTCACATATTCAAAATAAATGGGTTCAAAATATAGGGTATCGCTCACATCATAATCTGTGCTTACTGTTTCTGGATTACAGTTATACATAATGCTAGAAATTCCCATATCTTTGAGTGCAAAACTAGCATGCACACAACAATAATCAAACTCAATACCCTGTCCGATACGATTAGGTCCTCCTCCAATAATCAAAACTTTTTTGTTGTCATTTTGAGTCTCTTCTGCATTTTTAATTAAATTAAAATCATAGTAGCTAGAATAAAAATAAGGAGTCAAACTATCAAACTCAGCAGCACAGGTATCTACTTCTTCATAAACTTTTTCTACACCAAGACTTAATCTTGCATAAGCTACTTCACTCTCACTAATTTCAATATTTTCTTGTTTATTTAAGATCTTTGCAATCATCTTATCACTAAAACCAAGACACTTTGCCCTCAACATTAAATCTTTATCTTGTAAAATCCGCGATATGATTTTTTGCTCAAATAAAACAATTTCTCTAATTTTTCCTAAAAACCAAGGATCAATTTTACTTAAGTCATAGATTTCTTGTAAATCTAATCCTACTCTAAAAGCATCTGCCAGATAAAGTATTCTATTGGCATTTGGCCTGCGTATCTCATATCTAATATGCTCTACATCAGTGCTTAATGAATCAAAGCCACAAAGACCAGTTTCTAAACTACAAAGGGCTTTTTGGACACTTTGATAAAAGTTAGACCCTATAGCCATCACCTCACCTATACTCTTCATAGATGTTCCAAGTGTGCTATCTACTTGGGGGAATTTTTCAAATGTAAAACGAGGTATTTTTGTAACAATATAATCGATACTTGGCTCAAAGCTCGCTGGGGTACCTGTTATATCATTTTGTATTTCATCCAAGTTAAAACCAACTGCCAAAAGAGTAGCAACTTTTGCAATAGGATAACCTGTTGCTTTTGAAGCAAGAGCTGAACTTCTTGATACACGAGGATTCATCTCAATCACAATCATTCTACCTGTTTGCGGATGGATTGCAAACTGCACATTGCTTCCACCAGTATCCACTCCAATTTCTCTTAAAATTGCAAAAGAAGCATCTCGCATTCTCTGATATTCTTTATCTGTCAGTGTCAATGCAGGTGCTATTGTAATAGAATCTCCTGTATGCACCCCCATTGGATCAAGATTCTCAATGGAGCATACGATGATACAATTATCACTCTTATCTCTAATAACCTCCATCTCATACTCTTTCCAACCAAGAAGCGATTCTTCAATCAAAATTTCACTAATTGGACTTGCTTCTAAACCTGCTTTTGCTAGCGACTTAAATTCTTCAATATTATAAGCAACCCCACTTCCACCACCAGCAAGAGTGAAACTTGCACGGATAATTAAAGGAAATCCTATAGCCTTTGCTGCTTCCATAGCTTGATTTTCATCATAGGCATAAAAAGACTTTGGTAAATCCATTCCAATTTTTAGCATTGCTTCCTTAAAGGCTCTTCTATCTTCTCCTTTTTTAATCGCCTCTGGATTAGCGCCTAAAAATTTAACTTTTCCAAGCATACCCTTTTCATACATTTTCATTGCAACATTTAAAGCTGTTTGACCGCCCATTGTAGGAAGTATTGCATCAACATTTTCAATTTCAATAATTCTTTGAACAATTTCCTCTGTAATAGGCTCAATATAAGTTTTATCCGCAAATTCTGGATCTGTCATAATGGTAGCAGGATTTGAATTGATCAAAACTACCCTATATCCCAATGATTTTAAAGTTTTGACTGCTTGTGTTCCAGAATAATCAAACTCACAAGCCTGTCCAATTACAATTGGCCCTGAGCCAATCAGTAAAATAGTTTTAATATCTTCTCTCTTTGGCATTTTCCTAGTCCCATCTTTTTTTTCGTATTTTACCTTAAAAATCACAAAAACCCTCGTAGGAAATCATAATAATAAGCCTTGTATGGCATATTTTTTGCTTTACTTTCAAGATATAATTTAGGTATCTTTAAAGATCTGCAGAGGAAGTTTCATTGAGATATTTGATTTTTATATTCATTTGTCTTATTATCCAACTTTATAGCGCAACAAATAACACAGTAAATCAGATCAAGTCTCAATATGGGACAGATACTACAGAGAATGTATTTATTGATCTTAATAATACTCCAGATGGTTGGACAACGTGTAATGCAGCGCAAGATAACTGTTACACAGGAGCTATTTTTAGCACCTATAATGATTTACAACTCAATAATAATGCAACCTTGACTATAAATCTTAGTGCTACTGGAAATTATGGAAACTGGGCATCAGTATTTTTTAGAGGTGATGGGGGACAAAAATATAGTATCAATGGAGGAAGATTTGTATTAAATTTATTATCTCTACCTGATCCAAATAGCGACCTACCCGTTGAAGGTGTCTTTATTACAAGAAGAAAAGATAGTAATCTAAGTTCTGATTTTAGTTTTAATACAGAAATGGTTGTTGTAGCAACAGAAAATTTCTATATTACAAGAGGAGTTTTTAATGTAAATGATGGAAAAGGTGGATATGCCTTTAATGGAAATACTTACATTGATGTTTCAAAAATGCAACCATCAAAAGGGTGGAGAGGTTCAGGAGTTGGCTATCGAAGTATCACTAGTGTAAGTGGTGATGGTTATTTTTATATAAACTTTAATCCTACAACAAGAACTACTTACAATCGAGACAATATTATTCAATTAAAGGGTGATATTGCAGTTGAGCTAGCATCTAGTGATAAAAGTGAAGCCATTATCCATTTAACAAACCCACAAAGTTTTTTTCAAGGAAGATTCTCACTCCAAGGAAATGCTAATGCAGAACTACTGCTTGATCGTGGAGGCAAGTGGATTCTCACTGCAAACTCTGCTGTAAGGACCCTAAATACCAATAACGCAAAATCTAATCTTGATGACCAATATCACAACATTGATAATATAGCTGTGGTGGATTTTATAAAAATTGCAGATGATGGAAGCGATTCTAGACTTACTAATGATACAGAGTTTAAACAAAGGACTCTAAGAATTGATAGAGCTTTAAATGGCAATAATGGCGTTTTTAGGCTTATGGCTGACATCCCCCTTGGAATGGTTGATACTATTAGTGCAAATCAGCTTAATGGAACCCATTACATACAAATTTATCAAAACAAATCTAGAGTAAGTTTTGATATTTTAAAACCTATGATCGTTGCACATGCAAATGAAGTAAATGGTAATTTTATTGGATTATCCACAATTACTGGGATATATAATTATGATCCAGTCCTAACAAAAATCCCATCTCAAAATGGAGGAGTAAATTGGATATTAAGCTCCATTGACTTAAACCCAAATCAAACTGCAAGAACACTTTTTAATATACTCTCGATGCCTTATAGAATTTTTAGAATCCAAGCTGATTCTATTAATCACAGGATTGAAGATTTCCTCTACCCTCCTGCAAAATTTGGAATATGGGCAAAAACATATGGAGGAGGAATCTATCATACAAATGCTTTTAATCGCAAACAAAGCTCTCAGAACCTCTTTTTTAGTTTTCAAGGTGGCTTTGATTATGGAAAAAACTTTGATGATTCTAGGTATTTTTATGGGGGTAGTTTTGACTTTCTAAAAATCTATGGGGGTGATAGCGGCTACACTGGTGATGCTAGGAGCTTTGGATTTGGATTTTATGGAGGCTTTATTAAAAATGATGATTTATTTTTAGATGCAAAAATCAAATATATCTTTTCTTCATTTTACAACAATTTATATCAAGCACAAAATCCTGTAGATTTTTATGGGAGTGCCTTGCTAGCAAACTTTAGGGCAGGATATAACTTTTATTTTTTTAAAAAATCTAGAACCAAAACCATCCAAACTTGTAAAAAAGGAGATGATGGAAAATCTTTTTGTAGAAATGAAAAATCAACAGGCTATGTTCGGGATACAAAATTTTTCATACAACCCTATATTTCTTTAACTCCTGGAGTAATATTTGGACATTCCTTTAATTTTCTTGATAAGACCTCTTCATATAATGTGTCAGGAAAACTTGATAACTCACCAGCTCTCTTAACCACAATAGGAATACTAGGATCCAATAAATACCGATATGAGAATTTTAGTGTCCTAGCAAAAACCTTTATTGCTTATAATTATGATTTAAATCTTGGGGGTCAGATTACCTTAGTAGATGATGCAAATATTCCCCTTTATGGCAATTCCAAGAAAGGAGACCATAGACTTTCCTTGGGATTGGGTAGCGAAGTGTTATTTTTTAATGATAGCCTAAAAATTTTTGCAGACTTTAAAACTGAATTTTTTGGAAGACTTAATACCTATTGGCTACTTTCTTGTGGCCTAAGATATAAGTTTGGACAACCCAATAGTGACAAAAAGTCTTCTCTAAGCTATAGGCCAAAATCTGCTCCTACTAAAAAGACCTTTAAGCAGAGATTTGGTCCTTATCAAAATGTTCAAAAAGAAAGTGATAAAAGCTTTAATAAACAAAATCACTTTAAGGAAGTAAAAAGAGGGTATCTAAGAGATTAAAGAAGATTGCCTAGAGGGTATTCACAAAAGTCTTAATCCTCTCAATTCCTTTTTGAAGTTGCTCCATTGAACAAGCAAAAGATAATCTTATATAGCCATCCATACCAAATGCTACACCAGGAACCACAGCAATTCCTTGTTGTTCTAAAAGCTGTTTTGAAAAACTCAAAGAATCCATTTTTGTTTCTTCGATATTAATAAATAAATAAAAAGCCCCCTGTGGCTTAATAACATTAAGTTTTGAAATTGCATTAATTTGCTCAAAAGCAAAATTACAACGATCTAAAAACGATAGTCGCATTCTTTCAATCTCTTGATCTACTTTCCCATTTAAGGCAACCAAAGATGCCTTTTGTGTAATAGAGTTTATATTTGATGTGCATTGACTTTGTAGATTATCCATTAATTTAACCAATTTTTGATTCTTTGAGGCAAGATAGCCTATTCTCCAACCAGTCATAGCAACAGACTTTGATAGTCCATTTACCGTAATCGTTCTTTGCAATAAATCTTCATTTATAGAAGCAATAGAACAAAAGCTATCATCAAATACCAATTTTTCATACATCTCATCACTAACAATCATAATATCTGTATCTTTAATAACTTCATAAAGCTCTTTTATCTCTTCTTTACTATAAACCATCCCTGTAGGGTTAGATGGTGTTGTCAATACTAAAAGTTTTGTTTGTTTGTTAATATGTTTTTTTAATAAATCAGGAGTGAGTTTAAAAGAATCTTTTTGACTTGTTTGAACCAAAATGCTTTTTCCCCCACTATAATTGGTGAGCTCTGGGTAAGTGACCCAATAGGGAGCAGGGATAATTACTTCATCATCTGTGTCAATCAAAGCTTGAAAAATATTAAATAAAGATTGCTTAGCACCATTGCTTACCAATATCTCAGAAGCATCATAATTTAATTGGTTTTCTCTTCTAAGCTTATTAGCAATAGCCTCTCGTAATTCTAAAATACCAGCAACAGGAGTATATTTAGTAAAACCTTCATTAATAGCCGAAATTGCAGCTTCTTTAATAGCCAATGGTGTATCAAAATCAGGCTCTCCCGTCGAAAAGCTCAAAATATCCCTACCTTGCATTTTTAAATTATATGCCAATGTACTTATTGCAATCGTTGCAGATTCTGCCAAATTTAATATTTTATTTGAGTATCTCATAATTTCTTCTCACTATATAATTTGATTTTAATATTTATGTTTTAAAAATTGAAAAACTACCCTTGAGGTTTAGATGTAGATATCGCTAAAAATCTTAGAATTTTTGAAGAACTATCTATAATGGTGCCGAAGGTCGGAATCGAACCGACACGGAGTTGCCTCCACCAGATTTTGAGTCTGGCGCGTCTACCAATTTCACCACTTCGGCATGGTGCGCTGAGCGAGACTTGAACTCGCACGAGTTGCCTCACCACCCCCTCAAGATGGCGTGTCTACCAGTTCCACCATCAGCGCTACTAAATGCACCCCCTCCTCTCTTCTTTTTATTTATGAATTAAAGCCAAGGATTGCCATAAAGTGCAATTGCTGCAAATACTAGAGTATAAATTACCTGTGCTTCAATCATTGCAAGTGCAATAAACATTGTTGTAGTTAATTTACCAGCGATACCAGGATTTCTAGCAGTTCCAGAAATTGTAGCCGCTGCAGCATGACCCATACCAATTGCTCCACCCAATGCAGCAATTCCTAATCCTACAACCGCAGCTAGAACCGAAAAAGCTTTTATCATTGTATCATCACCAGAAGCAAAAGCCAAACCTGTTAAACCAAAAAACACAGATAGAAATAGTCTCACAACTCTCTCCTTCTTATTCATTTATTTATCTTCTTTCGGATCTCTCCCCTACACGAAGATTTAAGGCGTATTATCTCAAAAAAAACATAAAAATAACTTTAAAAAAATTACTTTTTAAGATCTAAATCAATCTTACCTTTATTAAATCCTAGAATCTTGCAATAAATCTTTTGTCCCTCTTGAAATAAATCGCTTGGT
The Helicobacter sp. 'house sparrow 1' DNA segment above includes these coding regions:
- a CDS encoding Sua5 YciO YrdC YwlC family protein, producing the protein MEVLKRFTRIPNGFKKRVRREQKATFILKNKKSFRLIFDKKHLLFLNQFLALYSSSANITSKDFCLKWAQEVSDIWIIDSREFEQKYPSTIYKISEKRLKKIR
- the carB gene encoding carbamoyl-phosphate synthase large subunit encodes the protein MPKREDIKTILLIGSGPIVIGQACEFDYSGTQAVKTLKSLGYRVVLINSNPATIMTDPEFADKTYIEPITEEIVQRIIEIENVDAILPTMGGQTALNVAMKMYEKGMLGKVKFLGANPEAIKKGEDRRAFKEAMLKIGMDLPKSFYAYDENQAMEAAKAIGFPLIIRASFTLAGGGSGVAYNIEEFKSLAKAGLEASPISEILIEESLLGWKEYEMEVIRDKSDNCIIVCSIENLDPMGVHTGDSITIAPALTLTDKEYQRMRDASFAILREIGVDTGGSNVQFAIHPQTGRMIVIEMNPRVSRSSALASKATGYPIAKVATLLAVGFNLDEIQNDITGTPASFEPSIDYIVTKIPRFTFEKFPQVDSTLGTSMKSIGEVMAIGSNFYQSVQKALCSLETGLCGFDSLSTDVEHIRYEIRRPNANRILYLADAFRVGLDLQEIYDLSKIDPWFLGKIREIVLFEQKIISRILQDKDLMLRAKCLGFSDKMIAKILNKQENIEISESEVAYARLSLGVEKVYEEVDTCAAEFDSLTPYFYSSYYDFNLIKNAEETQNDNKKVLIIGGGPNRIGQGIEFDYCCVHASFALKDMGISSIMYNCNPETVSTDYDVSDTLYFEPIYFEYVRSVLDREKPDGIIVHFGGQTPLKLAKEINKYGAKIIGTPAKVIDIAEDREKFANFVKENNLRQPENGIAFTKEEAYRIANKIGFPVLVRPSYVLGGRAMRIVENDDELKIYMEEAVRVSENTPILIDKFLDGAIEIDVDCICDGNDVYIGGIMQHIEEAGIHSGDSASSLPTISIEEKMLKEINNTSALIARKLGVVGLMNIQYAIYNQTLYLIEVNPRASRTVPFVSKATGMPLAKIATRVMWQGNLKEALEFYSGFGSFEFNDGIYQPKRGKHISVKESVFPFNKLNDTDLLLGPEMKSTGEVMGISNSFGLSFAKSQMASKNTLPISGNLFLSLCDKDKKYAGEIAKSFQELGFNIYATSGTHKILEEAKIASTRVLKIYEGRPNIQDMITNDEIHLVINTSDNKPSKDDAKIIRTQVIRNSIPYFTTLEGARVAVEALKDMQRIDVHIPKSLQDFLREAQ
- a CDS encoding pyridoxal phosphate-dependent aminotransferase; this encodes MRYSNKILNLAESATIAISTLAYNLKMQGRDILSFSTGEPDFDTPLAIKEAAISAINEGFTKYTPVAGILELREAIANKLRRENQLNYDASEILVSNGAKQSLFNIFQALIDTDDEVIIPAPYWVTYPELTNYSGGKSILVQTSQKDSFKLTPDLLKKHINKQTKLLVLTTPSNPTGMVYSKEEIKELYEVIKDTDIMIVSDEMYEKLVFDDSFCSIASINEDLLQRTITVNGLSKSVAMTGWRIGYLASKNQKLVKLMDNLQSQCTSNINSITQKASLVALNGKVDQEIERMRLSFLDRCNFAFEQINAISKLNVIKPQGAFYLFINIEETKMDSLSFSKQLLEQQGIAVVPGVAFGMDGYIRLSFACSMEQLQKGIERIKTFVNTL
- a CDS encoding F0F1 ATP synthase subunit C, with translation MNKKERVVRLFLSVFFGLTGLAFASGDDTMIKAFSVLAAVVGLGIAALGGAIGMGHAAAATISGTARNPGIAGKLTTTMFIALAMIEAQVIYTLVFAAIALYGNPWL